Within the Candidatus Hydrogenedentota bacterium genome, the region CGGAACACGGCAAATGAGGCCTCGCCCCTGCTCGAACAGATCCGGTCTCTGGATTGCATCTTCTCAATGCCTCCGGGGCCGTGCACCATCCACCATGCACTAGGCGAGTTCAACTCGGAACGGAGCTTCATGCCAGTAGATGACCCGCTCGATATCGAGAAGGCGCCATCGCTCGTTATAGCCCCCCGAGGCGGCAGATCGTCCGATGAACATATGCCCTTCTTCAACGCGCACTGGGAGGGCGGAGGCGTGGTGGTTGCGATAGGCTGGGCTGGTCAGTGGGAAACCCGGTTCCGTTGCGAAGAGGGCAACCGTCTGCGTGTCGATTGCGGCATGCAGAAAACGCGGCTGCGCCTGCATCCGGGCGAGACGATCCGCACCCCGCGCGTCCTGCTCGAGTTCTGGAGAGGCGCCGACGCTCTTCGGGGCAACAATCTTTTCAGGCAGTGGATGTTGGCACACAATCTCCCGCGGCGCGGCGGCGACCTGGTGCTCGCTCCCATATGCGGTTCCGTGAGCGAGGTGGACCCGGACGGCTCGTACGAGGGGCCGCACGTGCGCGCCATGCAACCTCTGGCCGAACGCGGCGTAGAAATATTCTGGTCCGACATGGACCCGCAGCAGTGGTATCCGGGCGGGTTTCCTAACGGCACCGGCACCTGGGAGCCCGACCCCGCGAAATATCCTCGTGGGCTGCGCCCGATAGGCGAGGCGGCGCATGCCGCCGGTCTCGAGTACCTTCTATGGTTCGAGCCCGAGCGTGTAGCGCCCGGTACGCGAATAGAGGAGCTGCACCCAGAGTGGCTCGCACGGGGTGAGCCGTTTCACCTGTTCCGGCTGGATATTCCCGAGGCGCGTGACTGGCTGACGGACTACATCGACAAGCAGATTACTGAGGCGGACCTCGATTGGGTCCGTTGGGATTTCAACATCGAGCCGCTTGGATACTGGGAAAGAACCGACGAGCCGGAGCGCGAAGGCATCGCCGAAATCCGCCACGTGGACGGCCTGTACGCCATGTGGGAGGAACTGATGAGAAGGCATCCGGGTCTCGTGATCGACATATGCGCGAGCGGGGGCCGCCGCATCGATTTCGAAACGCTCCGGTACGGGCTGCCTCTGTGGCACAGCGACCTCCAGTGTTTTGGCCCCCATCCCGCCGCCGACCAGTTGCAGAACGGGGGCTTGTTCCGCTGGCTGCCTCTTCATGGCTGCGGCAACTTCGGCCTTGAGCCGGCGTATCTCTTCCGCAGCGCCATGACCACGGGCAACATTCTCACCGACAGCCCCGCCGCGCCCGGCGCCGGCAAGGAACTGGCCGTCCAACGCACCGTGGCCATTTACAACAAGCTGCGCCCGTTCATGCTCGGCGATTTCTATCCATTGTTCGCTCACCTTGCGGACGAGAGCGTCTGGTATGGCTTCCAATTCCATCGTCCAGACCTTGATGCGGGATTCGCCCTATTATTTCGGCGGGAAAACTCGCCGTACTTGCAGGCGGAACTGTCTCTGAAAGGCCTGAACGCCGAAAAACTATATGTTGTGACGTATGAGGATCGGCCTGAAAGTGAAGAGGTCTCCGGTAAGGCTCTTTCCGCCTACCCGGTCAGCGTCCCCGAGGCTCCTGGCAGCGCGATTCTCTACTATCGCTTGAAATAGCCCCTGCACTGCCCCGATGACGGCTTGAAATGCTCCCTCATTCACGGCGTGAGGCCTTTCTGCTGCCAAGCCCCACGTGACGCGAGGTCCGACAGCTTATACACGCGCGGCAGGAGGCGTGTAACCACTTGGCATCCTTGAGATTAACGCAGAGCGGCGTTAATGGTCAGTTGAACGTCCACAGCATTCACGGCGCCCGAACCGTCGGCATCGCAATCGAGGCCGTTGGGATCTCCAGCGAGCGATTGAGTACTGCGAAGCACGGCATTGATGACAAGCTGCACGTCGATTGCGTCGACTTTCCCGTCGCCGTTCACATCGCCGGTTACTGCGGCTGGGGGCGCCTCGTCACCAGGCACTTGCGGACCAGTCAAACCGTCCGGTTGGTACGCCACTTGTGCCCGCTTTTCGGCGCCGGAGGTCCGGTAAAGAACCTCGCCGGCGAGGACTGGCGCGCCGGTCTCGCCCGAGTCTGAGCGTATGCGGTAGGTGACGTGAGCCGGCAAGGCAGGGGTCCAGATCCACACGAAGCTCAGTTCGCCCGAGTCTCCCTCCACGGGCACGACCGCAGGCGGTTCGGCGGCGTCGAGCAGACCGTCGAAGGTCCAGCCTGGCGGCAACGTCTCTACCAGCCCGAGGGCCGAGATGGATTCCGGGCCGGCGCCGGTGAAAGTCACCGTCACCTCAGCGGCCTGTCCGCTAGCGACGACGTCGCGCACCGCGTTCAGCGCCGGCAGGGTTGTGACGCCTGCCCGACCAGTCTCCGCGCTCTTGGCAGTGGCGCCTGTGGCCGCGGTTCCGGGTGCGTATCCGTCTTCCGTACCCTCCTCGACATGGTAGCCGCCGAGATTGTAGAACTGGATCACGCGAAGGATTTCAGACACGCTGATCTGCCAATTCCGTGGATTGTAGTCACTGTCGTGCGGGACGCAGGACATGTCCGGGGTTCCGGGAAGGCCCGGCTCGTATCCGTCCTCGGTTCCGATGGCACAGTGATAGCCGCCGAGGTTGTAGAACTGGATCACGCGAAGGATTTCGGACACGCTGACGAGGTAATTCGCGGAATTGTAGTCCAGCGTGTGGTGAACACGTTGTGCCAGCGCGTTCCTGCCGCCGATCGCCGCTGTTTGTACGTCGCCTTGGCCCCACCACCTGTAAAGCACGTTTCCAGAGAAGGATTTTTCGCCGGTCTGGCCTGTCGGCACACTTACCCTGTAGGTGAAGGCGCACGGGAACGCGGGTACGCATGACCAGCCGAACTCGAGAGTGCCGGCAGTGCCGAAACTCGGGATAGTCGACGGACTACATTCCGGAGGATGGACGCTCACCAGGGAATCAAACGTCCAGCCGGCCGGAAGTTCCTCGACCACCGCCACGGTGTCTGGGTCGACCGGCCCGGGGTTATCGATGGTCACCGTGATCTCTTCGGTTCCCGGCGAAGCATATTTGTAGTACCAGAGCGAGCGGGAAGCAACCAGAGCCGAGTTGTCAGGGTCGAGGTAATCCGGGACACCGTCATCGTCTGAGTCACCGTAACCTTCCATCTCGTCGGGGATGCCGTCACCGTCGCTGTCCGTGTCCAAGTAGTTCGGGATGCCGTCGCTGTCCACGTCCTCCCCACCCTCGACTTCATCGAGGATGCCGTCACCGTCGCTGTCCGTGTCCAAGTAGTTGGCAATACCGTCGCCGTCGGTGTCCACACCGCCTTCGGACACGTCAGGGATGCCGTCGCCATCACGGTCGAATGCAAGCAGCTGCACATGAACGTAAGGCTGGGTGCAGGCGGGAGCGGAATCTTGAGCGAAGGCGGCCCAGAACTCGAGGTCGGTGGCGTCGTACACCACGTTCATGACGTTGCCGCTGGGCGTGGCAATGAGGTTGGCGATCGCCATCATGGTGTTCTGGTCGTGCGCGCCGTAGTTGGCGACGATATGGGGGAAGGCGCCACGTCCTTCATCTTCGTAGACGACGTCGACGGCGACATCGGGGGCGTATTCGTCCGCGGGGTCGTTATCGGTCCAGATGATAAGGTCGTCAGGCGGTGTTTCGGGGGCATGAGCAAGGATTTTCACGGCGGCCATTTCGTCCCGGCCATCGCCAAACACGTAGTGGTAACGCTTGATGCGTTGCGCGTTGCTAAGAATGCCGATGGCGTCGGAAAGGCTCCGCGCGTCGTAGAGAATCGTGCGGAACAGCGGCATGAAGTGGGTGCCATTCAGGTCATAGGGCGCTTCGCCGCCGGGCGAATTGCCCATCTCGGCCAGGGCGATTCCGGCCGCATTCATTCCCGTATGGGCGCCGGCCAGTCCGGCGGCAATAGGACTGACATGGGGCTGCCCGGACTCGGGAAGGTAGATGGCGATAAGAGGATAATCCTGCGAATTGGCGTTGAGATCCCAGTCAAGGTCGCGTGTCTGGTAGAGATGGCCGTCCGCCGTGGCCGTGTCCCAGGCAGCAACGGAACTGCACGAATAAGGGGCGACCACCATAAGGGTATGTGCCCTGCGGAGGGTCAAATAGTCGATGCCGGCGCCCGCCGCAATTCCCATCAATTCTTGCTCGTACCGGTCATCGGTATGCGGCGCGGTGGTGTTCCACGCGTCATCGAGGAAATCATCCGTGAACGAAGGTTCCTGCTGCTGGCTGTAGGCCAGGAATGCGGGGATGAACGCCTGTATTT harbors:
- a CDS encoding alpha-galactosidase produces the protein MTYLLIALTLAAPGESMATGAVASPEEIQDAVQWLDTYFGETPGDAWAFSFAHNGVPVTQLLPGWRRTCAQEAAVPGVARHTLVFSDAASGLELTYTALLYERHAAIELLLELRNTANEASPLLEQIRSLDCIFSMPPGPCTIHHALGEFNSERSFMPVDDPLDIEKAPSLVIAPRGGRSSDEHMPFFNAHWEGGGVVVAIGWAGQWETRFRCEEGNRLRVDCGMQKTRLRLHPGETIRTPRVLLEFWRGADALRGNNLFRQWMLAHNLPRRGGDLVLAPICGSVSEVDPDGSYEGPHVRAMQPLAERGVEIFWSDMDPQQWYPGGFPNGTGTWEPDPAKYPRGLRPIGEAAHAAGLEYLLWFEPERVAPGTRIEELHPEWLARGEPFHLFRLDIPEARDWLTDYIDKQITEADLDWVRWDFNIEPLGYWERTDEPEREGIAEIRHVDGLYAMWEELMRRHPGLVIDICASGGRRIDFETLRYGLPLWHSDLQCFGPHPAADQLQNGGLFRWLPLHGCGNFGLEPAYLFRSAMTTGNILTDSPAAPGAGKELAVQRTVAIYNKLRPFMLGDFYPLFAHLADESVWYGFQFHRPDLDAGFALLFRRENSPYLQAELSLKGLNAEKLYVVTYEDRPESEEVSGKALSAYPVSVPEAPGSAILYYRLK